The Zymobacter palmae DNA window GTCTTTGACCTCCGCGGCACCGTCGCACTGCGGAAAACTCCACAGTCCACCCCAGATGCCTTCTGCTGGGCGCTGCTCCAGCATCACGTGCCCAGCGCGATTCACCAGCATCAGCGCGTGAGCGTACCGTGTCGGCGCCGCTTTCTTGGGCTTTGAAGAAGGGAAATCAGTTTCACGCCCCATACGGTGCGCTTCACACCAGTTCTGCACGGGACACAGCAGACAAGCAGGCGCCTTGCGGGTACACAGCGTGGCTCCCAGATCCATCATCACCTGCGTGTAGTCACCGGCGCGCTCGGTGGGCGTGTAGTGCTCGGCAATATCCCACAGAGTGCGCTCGACCGCTGGGCGCCCGGGCCAGCCTTCCACGGCATGAAGCCGAGTCAGTACGCGCTTAACGTTGCCGTCCAGAATAGGCGCGCGCTGCCCCGTCGCCAGACTGATCACAGCCCCCGCTGTCGAACGCCCGATACCTGGCAACGAGGCCATCTCATCGACACTATCAGTCGGGAACCGGCCGCCATACTGCTCGACCACCACGATAGCCGCCTTATGAAGGTTGCGGGCTCGGGCGTAGTACCCCAATCCCGTCCACAAGTGCAGCACATCATCCAGCGGCGCAGCCGCCAAGGCTTCTACTGTGGGAAAGCGCGCCATGAAGCGGTCGAAATAGTCGATGACGGTCGCTACCTGCGTCTGCTGCAGCATGATCTCGGACACCCAGACACGATAGGGCGTCTGATTCTGCTGCCACGGTAGATGCTTGCGACCGTGTTCATCAAACCAAGCGAGTACGCGCTGCTGAAAGGCAGCGGCAGGATAAAGCGAAGGAAGCGGGGCTATCGGGCCATCAGTCTGACGGGCCATACGGCGAGTCACTCGTCTGTTACGCATGTTCGGCACGAACATGGCTGGCGTGCGTACCTGAGGGCGCTACGGCCCTCAGGGAGAAGTCGACCACCGGTCATTATGACGCAGTGAATTTCTCAGGATACCGCTACTGCGTTCATCATCCAACCCGCACCAGCTGTCCGCCATGTCGGCCAGTGTGCCCGAGCAGCGTAGCGGTACACCGTTGCTGCTCATCTCGCGCGGCAGCGTACATCCCGCCAGTGCCGTCGTCGTCGATCGCACCAGCACATGGTAATCGAAACGATGTCGCGCCAGATCGAAGATACCCTCACCCTCGACACTGTTGCCCGACAGGCGTCCGCGCAGGTCATCGCTATACAGGATGCCATCTCGCAGTGTGAAGCGCCCATTGGCGGCTTCCATGAGCGCAGGCACCACCTCGCCGGTCGGGATATTGCTGGCCTGCGCCACAGCGCGGCATACCGTATGGCTGAGCCATGCCCCACTTTGATCATCATTGCGCAGCGCCAGCGATACCGGCCCTGACAGCGTGCCCCACGGATCGTTGAGCTG harbors:
- the mutY gene encoding A/G-specific adenine glycosylase, which codes for MARQTDGPIAPLPSLYPAAAFQQRVLAWFDEHGRKHLPWQQNQTPYRVWVSEIMLQQTQVATVIDYFDRFMARFPTVEALAAAPLDDVLHLWTGLGYYARARNLHKAAIVVVEQYGGRFPTDSVDEMASLPGIGRSTAGAVISLATGQRAPILDGNVKRVLTRLHAVEGWPGRPAVERTLWDIAEHYTPTERAGDYTQVMMDLGATLCTRKAPACLLCPVQNWCEAHRMGRETDFPSSKPKKAAPTRYAHALMLVNRAGHVMLEQRPAEGIWGGLWSFPQCDGAAEVKDWCERWGIGDSIEYWTPFTHIFSHFRLEMTPVLIECSHALPAEAFSRPTCWRSPATLDGIGLAAPVKTLLGQLAAHLDAAG